A single region of the Vibrio chagasii genome encodes:
- a CDS encoding DUF6271 family protein yields MRNVCLSLPTNRECKETIKLLAYEAEYANKKFDINIKLLILDTSPKEIAQDNQSVLQRLKNELSIEIIYLNENEQDKFISDIVKTSGVEKPEKAIYLMSPKGVSYGACTNRAFLISSAMGCDILLRRDSDSRYQKLSNNYIFPIENELIALGIKAKDIIDKVNSSSLTHKQELMPISLVGGSFIGEMSVDISELKELSPSAYSKVVGLWAPTGSTEEEKKSLVDVSFTGGGTTRFTKDHKCLGTSDPMKIDMCNVGFYKVHQHIPLPPGEETTGSDYFLLHFVKSSTLPGISHNRHIENFYTPVRKTDDGFKKSQLRFCKFLISMPYLYSIYESMEKYGSNIINEEYEPRVELIKSFIDKSILINENVCNEKIEILINEYEKLGGRYEKFATDLKEKKVSLLNEVKEDFKNFSYLVSIWPNLISTALNR; encoded by the coding sequence ATGAGAAATGTATGTTTATCTCTCCCAACAAACCGTGAGTGTAAAGAGACGATTAAGCTACTTGCATATGAAGCAGAATACGCAAATAAAAAATTTGATATCAATATAAAATTACTTATTCTGGATACTTCGCCAAAAGAAATAGCTCAAGATAACCAGTCAGTTTTACAACGTTTGAAAAATGAATTATCAATAGAAATAATTTACCTGAATGAAAATGAGCAAGATAAATTCATTTCTGATATTGTAAAAACTTCCGGAGTGGAAAAACCAGAAAAAGCAATTTACCTGATGAGTCCTAAAGGAGTTTCTTATGGAGCATGTACTAATAGAGCATTCCTAATTAGCTCTGCAATGGGGTGTGATATATTGTTAAGAAGAGATTCTGACAGTCGCTATCAAAAACTGTCTAACAATTATATCTTTCCTATAGAAAATGAACTAATAGCTTTGGGAATAAAAGCTAAAGATATTATTGATAAGGTTAACTCTAGCTCATTAACTCATAAGCAAGAGTTAATGCCTATTTCTTTAGTTGGTGGCTCCTTTATTGGTGAGATGTCAGTCGATATAAGTGAACTCAAGGAATTATCACCGTCTGCCTATTCTAAGGTGGTTGGTTTGTGGGCTCCTACAGGTTCGACCGAAGAAGAGAAAAAGTCCTTGGTCGATGTTTCATTTACTGGTGGAGGTACTACACGATTTACAAAAGACCATAAATGCCTTGGAACATCTGATCCTATGAAGATAGATATGTGTAATGTTGGTTTTTATAAAGTTCACCAACATATACCTCTACCACCGGGCGAAGAGACGACAGGCTCAGATTACTTCCTGTTACATTTTGTAAAAAGCTCTACATTACCAGGTATATCTCATAATAGACATATTGAAAACTTTTATACTCCTGTAAGAAAAACAGATGATGGATTTAAAAAATCTCAATTAAGATTCTGTAAGTTTCTGATATCTATGCCATATCTATATTCAATTTATGAGAGCATGGAAAAATATGGCAGTAATATAATTAATGAAGAGTATGAACCTAGAGTTGAACTAATTAAAAGTTTTATCGATAAGAGTATATTGATAAATGAAAATGTCTGTAACGAAAAAATAGAAATTTTGATAAATGAGTATGAAAAGCTCGGAGGTCGATATGAAAAATTTGCAACTGATTTGAAAGAGAAAAAAGTTAGCTTGTTAAATGAAGTAAAGGAAGATTTTAAAAATTTCTCTTACTTGGTTTCCATTTGGCCAAATCTAATTTCAACAGCTTTAAATAGATAA
- a CDS encoding IS4 family transposase, with amino-acid sequence MSIQNYFVDFLEENPVDVAQLTTFSEHIPDEWVVKAASLSDKATIRRRRLPSDMVLWLIVGMAFFRNEPIAEVARRMNVCADGLADEELLAKSALTQARQRLGSAAPEWLFKQCGRTWGLERYRDDTWQGLQVFAVDGALFRTADTPELREHFGSGNTSSSRQTPHPMLRVVTMMNVRSHVIVDAAISPYRRGEIPLAMPFIDSLPDNSVTLLDKGFYGADLLLSLQNSGINRHWLIPARKGLKYTLLDEEESNDMLIEMNVSPQALKKNPSLPEKWQVRAVTYEVQGKQKTVFTSLPRADYDAKAVAELYHERWEIELGYRDIKSSMQHNALVLRSKTVNLVYQELWGLLLGYNLVRREASQAAVEHGRMPNEISFKYACQFIASQLKVMSKAISPGNTPKRLKSLRGDLSVLFIDKRPKPNRPRAVKISKTRYPINRKAAPLK; translated from the coding sequence ATGTCTATCCAAAACTATTTTGTCGATTTCCTCGAAGAAAATCCTGTTGATGTAGCTCAACTCACCACTTTCTCTGAACATATCCCAGATGAATGGGTTGTTAAGGCAGCTAGTCTTTCTGATAAAGCGACTATTCGCCGACGTCGACTACCAAGTGACATGGTCTTGTGGTTAATTGTCGGCATGGCCTTCTTCCGTAATGAACCAATTGCCGAAGTCGCACGAAGAATGAATGTCTGTGCGGATGGCTTGGCTGATGAAGAGTTATTAGCAAAAAGTGCTTTAACCCAGGCAAGACAACGTTTAGGCAGTGCTGCACCAGAGTGGTTGTTTAAACAATGTGGGCGAACGTGGGGTCTTGAACGATACCGTGATGATACGTGGCAAGGATTACAAGTTTTTGCTGTAGACGGTGCTCTTTTTCGCACCGCGGATACGCCCGAACTTAGAGAGCACTTTGGCTCGGGTAATACCTCGAGTAGCAGGCAGACACCACATCCAATGCTAAGAGTTGTGACTATGATGAATGTCCGTTCTCATGTCATCGTTGACGCTGCCATAAGCCCTTATCGGCGTGGTGAAATCCCACTTGCTATGCCCTTCATCGACTCTTTACCAGATAACTCTGTGACGTTACTAGATAAAGGTTTTTACGGTGCAGACTTACTTCTCTCTCTTCAAAATAGCGGTATTAATAGACATTGGTTGATACCAGCAAGGAAAGGGTTGAAATACACACTTTTAGATGAAGAAGAAAGCAATGATATGCTCATCGAAATGAACGTCTCACCGCAAGCTCTCAAAAAGAACCCTAGTTTACCTGAAAAATGGCAAGTCAGAGCGGTGACCTATGAAGTACAAGGTAAGCAGAAAACTGTTTTTACATCCCTTCCAAGAGCAGACTACGACGCGAAAGCGGTAGCCGAACTTTATCATGAACGTTGGGAAATCGAATTAGGTTATCGTGATATCAAAAGCTCAATGCAACACAATGCCTTAGTATTACGCAGTAAAACAGTAAACCTTGTTTATCAAGAACTCTGGGGGCTGTTGCTTGGTTATAATTTGGTAAGACGTGAAGCAAGTCAGGCAGCAGTTGAACATGGAAGAATGCCGAATGAAATTAGCTTTAAATACGCTTGTCAGTTTATAGCGAGCCAACTGAAGGTGATGAGTAAAGCGATATCGCCAGGCAATACACCTAAGCGTTTAAAGAGTCTAAGGGGAGACTTATCAGTCCTCTTTATAGACAAACGCCCTAAGCCTAATCGGCCTAGGGCGGTAAAAATATCAAAGACTCGCTACCCAATTAATCGCAAAGCAGCTCCGCTTAAGTGA
- a CDS encoding MFS transporter — protein MSASKASWKTPQNFLLLISIVVPIAFSSWMALLNNFVIEKANFDGADIGLLQSVREIPGFLAFTVLFVLAFIREQRFMLVSLAMLTIGTAITGLFPSLTGLLFTTILMSTGFHYFETLKQSLSLQWLSKEEAPEMLGKMISVGALASLLTYGSIWGMLEQLKLDFVWVYGITGGLGFVLVLVMTFGFPEFQTKTQQNKKLVLRKRYWLYYALTFMSGARRQIFTVFAGFLMVEKFGYSAADVTLLFLINYLFNFLFAKRIGRLIGVIGERKALIFEYVGLVGVFVGYALVQTAEWAAALYVVDHLFFALALAIKTYFQKIADPADMASTAGVSFTINHIAAVVIPVAFGVIWLSSPATVFYIGAAMAVVSLALSLNIPKKPEEGNEVRMFSWR, from the coding sequence ATGAGTGCATCGAAGGCGAGCTGGAAAACGCCGCAAAACTTTTTATTATTGATTTCGATTGTTGTACCTATCGCTTTTTCGAGCTGGATGGCTCTGTTGAACAATTTCGTGATAGAGAAAGCGAACTTTGACGGTGCCGATATCGGCTTGCTGCAAAGCGTTCGTGAAATTCCAGGCTTTTTAGCTTTTACTGTGTTGTTTGTGCTGGCTTTCATCCGCGAGCAGCGCTTCATGTTGGTATCGCTGGCTATGCTCACTATCGGGACGGCGATTACTGGCTTGTTCCCTTCACTTACTGGCCTTTTGTTTACCACCATTTTGATGTCGACGGGCTTTCATTATTTTGAAACCCTCAAGCAATCTTTATCCCTACAATGGCTGAGTAAAGAAGAAGCACCAGAGATGCTAGGTAAAATGATCTCGGTTGGTGCGTTAGCATCTCTGCTTACTTACGGCTCTATCTGGGGGATGTTGGAGCAGTTAAAGCTCGATTTCGTTTGGGTATATGGCATTACTGGCGGCTTAGGTTTTGTTCTGGTACTGGTGATGACTTTTGGCTTCCCTGAATTTCAAACCAAGACTCAACAAAATAAGAAACTGGTGCTGAGAAAGCGTTACTGGCTCTACTACGCGTTGACCTTCATGAGTGGGGCCCGACGACAGATATTTACCGTATTCGCAGGCTTTTTGATGGTTGAAAAGTTCGGTTACTCTGCAGCAGACGTCACTCTACTGTTTTTAATCAATTACCTGTTTAACTTCTTATTTGCAAAACGTATAGGTCGATTAATTGGTGTAATTGGTGAACGCAAGGCATTGATTTTCGAGTATGTTGGTTTGGTCGGTGTGTTTGTTGGGTATGCTTTAGTGCAAACGGCTGAATGGGCCGCAGCTCTGTACGTAGTCGATCACCTATTCTTCGCTTTAGCGTTAGCTATTAAAACCTATTTCCAGAAGATTGCTGACCCAGCCGATATGGCTTCAACTGCAGGTGTTTCTTTTACGATCAATCATATTGCAGCTGTTGTCATTCCTGTTGCCTTCGGTGTGATTTGGCTATCTTCGCCTGCGACAGTGTTCTACATTGGTGCAGCGATGGCTGTGGTTTCTTTAGCGCTGTCTTTGAATATTCCCAAGAAGCCTGAAGAGGGCAACGAAGTACGAATGTTTAGTTGGCGCTAA
- a CDS encoding type III PLP-dependent enzyme, protein MISNKQIEVLKSTKEDCIVFDRENIERQYNRLKEEIPNLDIRFAIKSCPLDEVLNTLSNKGSGFDAASPNEIIQALKTGTKVDKIHYGNTIKSDVQISNAFNLGIRDFATDNIDDTRAIAQYAPGSNVFCRIATDGKGAVWGLSKKFGCSLSEAIKILKEAKINGLIPAGISLHIGSQQMNPLSWDKIFDQLDILLLKIKDEGIQLKYINLGGGLPASGYLDKSGNKLTPPINSLILAIKTGIKKLEKTAGYSLKFIMEPGRFLVADFGIIKTQVVRLTERVQPNGQKQNWLFLNCGKFNGLYETDALTYPLFFPNSQSEDRVGAIIAGPTCDSDDVFNCEKELIGIPKDLKPGDPVWILSCGAYSASYTTLGFNGFEPLTHKFVN, encoded by the coding sequence ATGATCTCAAATAAACAAATAGAAGTACTTAAAAGTACAAAAGAAGACTGTATTGTATTTGATAGAGAAAATATAGAAAGACAGTACAACAGACTTAAGGAAGAAATTCCTAACTTGGATATAAGATTTGCTATTAAATCCTGCCCTCTTGACGAAGTCCTAAACACTTTATCAAATAAAGGTTCTGGGTTTGATGCTGCAAGTCCTAATGAGATTATTCAAGCACTAAAGACTGGAACCAAAGTCGATAAAATTCATTATGGAAACACTATTAAATCAGATGTTCAAATTTCGAATGCTTTTAACTTAGGTATACGTGACTTTGCAACCGATAATATCGATGACACTAGGGCCATTGCACAATATGCTCCTGGAAGTAATGTTTTTTGCCGAATAGCAACCGATGGCAAAGGTGCTGTATGGGGGTTAAGTAAGAAATTTGGTTGTTCGTTGAGTGAGGCAATTAAAATTCTTAAAGAAGCTAAAATTAACGGTCTTATTCCAGCTGGTATTTCACTACATATAGGTTCACAGCAAATGAACCCTTTGTCTTGGGATAAAATATTTGATCAGTTAGATATATTACTTTTAAAAATAAAAGATGAAGGTATACAGTTAAAATATATAAATTTAGGCGGGGGGTTGCCAGCTTCAGGTTATTTAGATAAATCTGGCAATAAGCTTACGCCTCCAATTAATAGTTTGATTTTAGCTATTAAGACAGGTATTAAAAAGTTAGAAAAAACTGCTGGATATTCATTAAAATTTATTATGGAGCCTGGACGATTTCTTGTTGCAGACTTCGGAATAATCAAGACCCAAGTCGTGCGTTTAACTGAGCGAGTACAACCTAATGGTCAAAAGCAAAACTGGCTATTTTTAAATTGTGGTAAGTTTAATGGGCTTTATGAAACAGATGCACTGACTTACCCACTTTTTTTTCCTAACAGCCAATCTGAAGACCGTGTTGGGGCGATTATTGCAGGTCCGACATGTGATAGCGATGATGTATTTAATTGTGAAAAAGAGTTAATTGGTATTCCAAAAGATTTAAAACCAGGAGATCCAGTTTGGATTTTATCATGCGGTGCTTATTCTGCTAGTTATACAACTTTGGGTTTTAATGGTTTTGAACCTCTTACTCATAAGTTCGTAAATTGA
- a CDS encoding IS5 family transposase, translating to MPKPRYKTTNWKQYNQALTNRGCLTFWIDEEAIAEWKQNKQGKRGRPRQFSDLAITTALMVKRVFSMPLRALQGFLDSVFKLANIPLVCPHYTCISRRAKEVEVSFKPKTRGAIQHLAIDATGLKVYGEGEWKVKKHGTDGKRRVWRKLHLAVDTSSHEIVAAELSLSNVTDGEVLPNLLKQTRRKIIEVSGDGAYDTRHCHDAIRIKRAVPLIPPREGAAFWEQGHPRNLAVGCQKLYGSNNKWKKRYGYHKRSLSETAMYRVKQLLGGKLSLRNYNAQVGETYAMIKALNKLTGLGMPETQYIV from the coding sequence ATGCCTAAACCTCGTTACAAAACAACTAACTGGAAGCAGTACAATCAAGCCTTAACCAATCGTGGTTGTCTGACCTTTTGGATTGATGAGGAAGCGATAGCCGAGTGGAAGCAAAACAAACAAGGCAAGCGTGGTAGACCTCGCCAGTTCAGCGACTTAGCCATTACTACTGCATTGATGGTGAAACGCGTGTTCTCTATGCCATTGAGAGCGCTGCAAGGATTTCTAGACTCCGTATTTAAGCTGGCTAACATCCCACTTGTTTGCCCACACTACACCTGTATAAGCCGCCGAGCTAAGGAAGTTGAGGTTTCATTTAAACCCAAAACCAGAGGAGCAATACAACATCTGGCAATTGATGCCACTGGCCTCAAGGTTTATGGCGAAGGTGAATGGAAGGTCAAAAAGCATGGTACTGATGGGAAGCGCAGAGTCTGGCGTAAGCTACATTTAGCCGTTGATACTAGCAGTCACGAAATAGTCGCAGCAGAGCTGAGTTTATCTAACGTTACCGATGGCGAAGTGCTTCCCAACCTACTTAAGCAGACACGTCGTAAAATCATTGAGGTATCAGGTGATGGTGCTTATGACACAAGACATTGCCATGATGCAATACGTATAAAGCGAGCGGTTCCGCTAATCCCGCCACGCGAAGGGGCTGCCTTCTGGGAGCAAGGACACCCTCGCAATTTAGCAGTTGGTTGTCAGAAGCTTTATGGCTCCAACAATAAGTGGAAAAAGCGGTATGGCTATCACAAGCGGTCGCTATCAGAGACAGCAATGTATCGAGTGAAACAGTTGCTAGGTGGGAAATTAAGCCTGAGAAACTACAACGCTCAAGTTGGCGAGACTTACGCTATGATCAAAGCGCTGAATAAGCTTACGGGGTTAGGTATGCCTGAAACTCAGTATATTGTTTAA
- a CDS encoding phytanoyl-CoA dioxygenase family protein, producing the protein MKEKFFNSACGRYQSEDGESYFAKKNLNKITKDLPLKVLSKEDWKHWQEFGFVIIKSAISKDLAEKILDMTWDFQNMDREKPETWYPEKVYRSDLDKDLYVYGFVEVYHHQLLWDSRQDSKVYNAFVDIWDCEELWVTLDRVNLNPPNIFNRSRDLIKRTDEGFDISLHWDVDTSLENLPQRVQGIIALNDSNPETGGFQCCPSLFRHFDDWKVKQPKDRDPIRPKVNKEEHPIVIPRLEAGDMLIFNGLLAHGVKENMSERGVRAVQYLSMSPALEDNSNLRESRIKSWEKLSTPDWNPTLLGDAVMHESERYGSAKLNDLGKKLLGLAKWCEDKS; encoded by the coding sequence ATGAAAGAAAAGTTTTTTAATTCGGCCTGTGGTAGATACCAAAGTGAAGACGGAGAATCATACTTCGCAAAAAAAAATCTTAATAAAATAACTAAAGATTTACCACTTAAGGTTTTAAGTAAAGAAGACTGGAAACATTGGCAAGAATTTGGGTTTGTGATCATAAAGAGTGCAATCTCTAAGGACCTTGCAGAGAAGATACTTGATATGACCTGGGATTTTCAAAATATGGATAGGGAGAAACCAGAAACATGGTATCCAGAAAAAGTGTACCGGAGCGATCTCGATAAAGACCTTTATGTATATGGTTTTGTTGAAGTGTATCACCATCAGTTGTTATGGGATTCACGCCAAGACAGTAAAGTATACAATGCATTTGTTGATATATGGGATTGCGAAGAGCTATGGGTTACTTTGGATAGAGTGAATCTTAATCCACCTAATATATTCAACAGATCAAGAGATTTAATAAAACGGACAGATGAAGGTTTTGATATTTCGTTACATTGGGATGTGGACACGAGTTTAGAAAATCTACCACAAAGAGTTCAGGGTATTATTGCTTTGAATGACTCGAACCCGGAAACCGGAGGGTTTCAATGTTGCCCGAGTTTGTTTAGACATTTTGACGATTGGAAAGTGAAGCAGCCTAAAGATCGTGACCCTATTAGACCTAAGGTAAATAAAGAGGAGCATCCAATTGTTATTCCTCGATTAGAAGCTGGTGATATGTTGATTTTTAATGGCCTATTGGCACATGGAGTTAAAGAAAATATGTCAGAAAGAGGAGTTAGAGCTGTTCAGTATTTGTCTATGTCTCCTGCGCTCGAAGATAACAGTAATTTGAGAGAATCCAGGATCAAGTCTTGGGAAAAACTTTCAACTCCAGACTGGAACCCAACTCTATTGGGTGATGCAGTCATGCATGAATCGGAAAGGTATGGTAGTGCAAAGTTGAACGACTTAGGCAAAAAATTACTGGGTTTAGCTAAATGGTGTGAGGATAAATCGTAA
- a CDS encoding multidrug effflux MFS transporter: MFPISHEGKWFRFLMVFIFLGAAMETDIYLPTFPDILNDFNTNAVMVQRILSYNFIGICLGSLLYGPLSDHFGRRKILMFGFSVFLAASIGCIYASSIEQLLAFRLLQGFGSSACVIVGTAMIFDLFEEEPAAKLIADLNTLVVSLMAFAPLIGGWISLHMGYKANFVFIAILVLLSATKCFFFLPESLSKDKRKKVAPKRIASDYKNLLSSSAFWYNTLVTSLILAAYMIYVSNMSLLYIEQLEVSPDQFPFFQMATLGTFVLVSLNNARLIDRFGIDKLKSTGLGLIFTTTLIFFLLPSEQLNSPFILTGTMCLFSIGAGLSIGLFFAKSMQVFPELTGIAASLVTAIRLFIVSAAIDLGSNAYEGTSESVIHVMTAVVAFLAAISSLNYWRQSRLKQAESS, from the coding sequence ATGTTTCCCATCTCTCATGAGGGGAAGTGGTTTCGATTTTTAATGGTATTCATATTCCTTGGTGCTGCCATGGAGACGGATATCTATCTACCCACATTTCCCGATATATTGAACGACTTCAACACTAACGCGGTTATGGTGCAGCGCATTCTGAGCTATAACTTTATCGGCATCTGTCTTGGTTCCTTACTCTATGGACCACTATCGGACCATTTTGGTCGCCGAAAGATACTAATGTTTGGTTTTAGCGTCTTTCTTGCTGCAAGTATCGGCTGTATTTATGCTTCGAGTATCGAGCAATTACTGGCGTTTCGACTACTTCAAGGCTTTGGCAGTTCGGCGTGTGTGATCGTTGGTACCGCAATGATCTTTGATCTGTTTGAAGAAGAACCCGCCGCCAAACTGATTGCCGATCTCAACACTTTAGTGGTCAGCTTGATGGCTTTTGCACCTCTTATTGGCGGCTGGATAAGCCTCCATATGGGGTATAAAGCAAACTTTGTCTTTATCGCCATTTTAGTACTGCTTTCTGCGACCAAATGTTTCTTCTTCTTGCCTGAATCTTTGAGTAAAGATAAACGGAAGAAGGTCGCGCCAAAGCGAATAGCAAGCGACTACAAAAACCTATTGTCTTCGTCAGCCTTTTGGTACAACACGCTAGTGACGAGCTTAATTCTTGCCGCCTATATGATTTATGTTTCCAACATGTCGTTATTGTATATAGAGCAATTAGAAGTCAGCCCTGATCAGTTCCCGTTTTTCCAAATGGCAACACTGGGCACATTCGTCTTGGTGAGTTTGAACAACGCACGCTTAATCGACAGGTTTGGCATTGATAAATTAAAAAGTACTGGGCTTGGCTTAATATTTACCACCACGCTCATCTTTTTCTTATTGCCGTCTGAACAACTTAACTCACCATTCATCCTAACAGGGACGATGTGCTTGTTTTCAATAGGTGCAGGGTTATCGATTGGATTGTTCTTTGCGAAATCGATGCAAGTTTTTCCGGAGCTAACGGGAATCGCAGCATCACTGGTGACAGCTATTCGTCTATTTATCGTTTCTGCAGCGATTGATTTAGGCAGTAATGCGTATGAAGGGACGTCGGAGTCAGTCATACATGTGATGACCGCTGTCGTTGCCTTTTTAGCAGCCATCTCATCGCTCAATTACTGGCGTCAAAGCCGATTGAAGCAGGCTGAAAGCTCTTGA